One Methanocaldococcus villosus KIN24-T80 genomic window carries:
- a CDS encoding phosphoadenosine phosphosulfate reductase domain-containing protein — translation MLECSICVHTEKTKKILFEDKPICVDCLTYKKYPIDFNKLKKEVEETLEKIKKENKKYQCILAFSGGKDSVVALKLLKEEFKINPICVLVDNNYLSEDVIKNAINVTKYYNTDLIIINRDFTWLFNEVLNRCESPCRRCSRLILREVWRVAKLLGIKYIITGHELPFGHSAIRDMKDGIKMIRLLAPYKIREEEKYELIKDLPWKKPNLYGYTTNCLILGVALERFYQKYGFSFEIDRIAAMVRLGLLNKEKAKEFLKKPNIPEELYEELKSRGLKLINK, via the coding sequence ATGCTAGAATGCTCAATATGTGTTCATACAGAAAAAACTAAAAAAATTTTATTTGAGGATAAACCCATATGTGTTGATTGTCTGACATACAAAAAATATCCAATAGATTTTAATAAGTTAAAAAAAGAAGTTGAAGAAACTTTAGAAAAAATAAAAAAAGAAAATAAAAAATATCAATGCATTTTAGCCTTTTCTGGAGGAAAAGATAGTGTTGTTGCATTAAAATTATTGAAAGAAGAATTTAAAATAAATCCAATATGTGTGTTAGTGGATAATAACTATTTATCAGAAGATGTTATAAAAAATGCAATTAATGTAACTAAATATTATAATACTGATTTGATAATAATAAATAGAGACTTTACTTGGCTTTTTAATGAAGTTCTAAATAGATGTGAAAGCCCATGTAGAAGATGTTCTAGGTTGATATTAAGAGAAGTTTGGAGGGTAGCAAAGTTGTTAGGTATAAAATATATAATAACTGGGCATGAATTACCTTTTGGACATTCAGCTATAAGAGATATGAAAGATGGTATAAAGATGATAAGATTATTAGCTCCATATAAAATTAGAGAAGAGGAGAAATATGAATTAATAAAAGATTTACCATGGAAAAAACCAAATTTATATGGATACACAACAAACTGTTTAATTTTAGGTGTAGCATTAGAAAGATTTTACCAAAAGTATGGTTTTAGTTTTGAGATAGATAGAATAGCTGCAATGGTTAGATTAGGACTATTAAACAAAGAAAAGGCTAAAGAATTTTTAAAAAAGCCAAATATTCCTGAAGAATTATATGAGGAGTTAAAAAGCAGGGGATTAAAGCTCATCAATAAATGA
- a CDS encoding SAM-dependent methyltransferase HcgC family protein — protein sequence MMTGITENIKTLETKTRVIDVINSISKKKYNAMKMFLEGEEFKEAVVFGVYLWGNYVAQNIKNFCDKVYLVDIYEFLKDLIPNDNIEFLTLNDFKLKLIKDKINPDLVIDITGLGGIDPNFLKKFSPKIAIIEDPRGVFDPDIYELDNTYKRAYSINSEKVGILKTFRKAKISKTSGTMTLTIDTIVDASKEISSLDGVLYAIPNLKYYEGILFHNGNIKRFLLELSKPAIIISSINDVINEAEKIIENNLNLIYSFIDEL from the coding sequence ATGATGACAGGAATTACTGAAAATATAAAAACATTAGAAACAAAAACAAGAGTTATTGATGTTATTAACAGCATTTCTAAGAAAAAATATAATGCTATGAAAATGTTTTTAGAAGGAGAAGAGTTTAAAGAAGCTGTAGTATTTGGAGTTTATCTTTGGGGAAATTATGTTGCCCAAAATATTAAAAATTTTTGTGATAAAGTTTATTTAGTAGATATATATGAGTTTTTAAAAGATCTTATACCAAATGATAATATTGAGTTTTTAACATTAAATGATTTTAAATTAAAATTAATAAAGGATAAAATAAATCCTGACTTAGTAATTGATATAACAGGCTTAGGAGGAATTGATCCAAATTTTTTAAAAAAATTCTCTCCAAAAATAGCTATTATTGAAGATCCTAGAGGAGTTTTTGATCCTGATATTTATGAACTTGATAATACCTATAAAAGGGCTTATAGTATAAACTCTGAAAAAGTAGGAATTTTAAAGACATTTAGAAAGGCTAAGATATCAAAAACATCCGGCACTATGACATTAACTATAGACACAATTGTAGATGCCTCTAAAGAAATTTCTTCATTAGATGGAGTATTATATGCCATCCCTAACTTAAAATATTATGAAGGAATATTATTCCATAATGGAAACATAAAGAGATTTTTATTAGAATTATCAAAACCTGCAATTATTATAAGTTCTATAAATGATGTTATAAATGAAGCTGAAAAGATTATAGAGAATAATTTGAACCTCATATATTCATTTATTGATGAGCTTTAA
- a CDS encoding FeGP cofactor biosynthesis guanylyltransferase HcgB family protein, which yields MILEGVIKDAYLESIKKVRKGDKEEEVEAIKNKILSAKRIIVATNNQKKFKIIKNIMLKFVKDAEIKMTDIDTSFADLTRMPAIFKALMAVDVENGDIYIARGRLGIPGSGAMLVILDNKGRILTASLSPPSSIHKEKIEKRIEKEIIEALNRVGIK from the coding sequence ATTATCTTAGAGGGTGTTATAAAGGATGCTTATTTAGAATCTATAAAAAAGGTTAGAAAAGGAGATAAAGAAGAGGAAGTAGAGGCTATAAAAAATAAAATACTTTCTGCAAAAAGAATAATTGTTGCTACAAATAATCAAAAAAAATTTAAAATAATAAAAAATATTATGTTAAAATTTGTTAAGGATGCTGAAATAAAAATGACTGATATAGACACAAGCTTTGCAGATCTTACAAGAATGCCTGCTATATTTAAAGCTTTAATGGCTGTTGATGTAGAGAATGGAGATATATACATAGCAAGAGGGAGACTAGGAATTCCAGGTTCAGGAGCTATGTTGGTTATATTAGATAATAAAGGTAGGATATTAACAGCTTCTCTTTCCCCTCCATCATCAATACATAAAGAAAAAATAGAAAAAAGGATTGAAAAAGAGATTATAGAAGCTTTAAATAGAGTGGGGATAAAATGA
- a CDS encoding energy-coupling factor ABC transporter ATP-binding protein has product MEIFKLKEVSYSYGKNCVLEDINMEIYKNEILVILGPNGAGKTTLLKIIDGLIFPKKGEIYFKNIKITESLLHSKEFVREFRSKVGFVFQNPDLMLFNPTVWDEVLYTPLQIYDKEKAIKMAEKALKKLKIYHLKDRHPYNLSGGEKKKVAISSILSSDPEVILMDEPTASLDPKSRNELIDIILDLKKEGKTIIIVTHDLSLASLADRCYIINKRILFEGKVKDMFNLPLEEWNLDVPDITKLFLKLREMGYDVDIPINLKEALNIITKLINL; this is encoded by the coding sequence ATGGAGATTTTTAAGTTGAAAGAGGTTTCATATAGTTATGGAAAAAATTGTGTATTAGAAGACATAAACATGGAGATTTATAAAAATGAGATTTTAGTTATTTTAGGGCCAAATGGTGCAGGAAAAACAACATTATTAAAAATAATAGATGGTTTAATTTTTCCAAAAAAGGGAGAGATATATTTTAAAAACATAAAGATTACTGAATCCTTATTACACTCTAAAGAGTTTGTTAGAGAATTTAGGAGTAAAGTTGGATTTGTGTTCCAAAATCCTGACTTAATGCTTTTTAACCCTACAGTTTGGGATGAGGTGTTGTATACTCCACTACAAATATATGATAAAGAAAAAGCTATTAAAATGGCTGAAAAGGCATTAAAAAAATTGAAAATCTATCATTTAAAGGATAGACACCCTTATAATTTAAGTGGTGGGGAAAAGAAGAAGGTAGCCATATCTTCTATACTTTCCTCAGATCCCGAAGTAATATTGATGGATGAACCTACAGCAAGTTTGGATCCTAAAAGTAGAAATGAGCTTATTGACATTATATTGGATCTTAAAAAGGAAGGAAAAACAATAATTATAGTTACTCATGATCTAAGCTTGGCAAGTTTGGCAGATAGATGTTATATCATAAATAAAAGAATTTTATTTGAAGGTAAGGTAAAAGATATGTTTAATCTACCTTTAGAAGAGTGGAATTTGGATGTTCCTGACATTACAAAACTGTTTTTAAAATTGAGAGAGATGGGTTATGATGTAGATATCCCAATAAATTTAAAAGAAGCTTTAAATATAATAACAAAACTGATAAACTTATAA
- the cbiQ gene encoding cobalt ECF transporter T component CbiQ, with amino-acid sequence MNKLFDKSIEHMITYINEAIFHEKYARVPGVLQNIEPRIKIISLLTLIFFTLFTKNLYILVILNIFAILLAKLSKIPILTYIKRVYIFIPIFAGLIAFPVIFNIVTPGKDLFIILNSPHISITFEGVMYFITFIIRISTCISFAVLIPLTTKWNVILSTLRMFKVPEEIVTIFNLAYRYIFLLLNLALDILYSRKSRTAKKLSLLESWKEGGKIIGCLFINTCLVGEELYYSMLSRGFKEVTSFYDYKIKFKDIIFLIFVLAFILILKVLIWRFLS; translated from the coding sequence ATGAATAAGCTGTTTGATAAAAGTATTGAGCATATGATAACATATATAAATGAGGCTATATTTCATGAAAAATATGCTCGAGTTCCTGGAGTTCTTCAAAATATTGAGCCAAGAATTAAAATTATTTCTTTACTTACTCTTATCTTTTTTACACTTTTTACAAAAAATCTATATATTCTAGTTATCCTAAATATCTTTGCCATCCTATTAGCAAAACTTTCAAAAATACCTATTTTAACATACATAAAAAGAGTTTATATATTTATCCCAATATTTGCAGGATTAATAGCATTCCCTGTTATTTTTAATATTGTAACTCCCGGAAAAGATCTCTTTATTATTTTAAACTCTCCACATATATCGATAACTTTTGAAGGAGTTATGTATTTTATTACTTTTATAATAAGGATATCAACATGTATTTCTTTTGCAGTTCTTATACCATTAACAACAAAGTGGAATGTGATTTTATCTACATTAAGAATGTTTAAAGTTCCTGAAGAAATTGTGACAATATTTAACTTAGCATACAGATATATATTTCTATTGTTAAATTTAGCATTGGATATATTATATTCAAGAAAATCAAGAACAGCAAAAAAACTTTCTTTATTAGAGAGTTGGAAGGAAGGAGGGAAAATAATTGGATGTCTATTCATAAATACCTGTTTAGTTGGAGAAGAGTTATATTATTCAATGCTTTCAAGAGGTTTTAAAGAAGTAACTTCTTTTTATGATTATAAAATAAAATTTAAAGATATAATTTTTTTAATATTTGTTTTAGCATTTATCTTAATATTAAAGGTGTTAATATGGAGATTTTTAAGTTGA
- a CDS encoding PDGLE domain-containing protein yields MNWDDPLVKKFAYLIGAMIILCPLGILLVWNYGDAWGEWDPSEVAKEVGASKVAGLLKLSGVWQYAILPDYNIPGWDDPLHASIGYIISAIVGVALCLAFYYIIVKLVYSKPTTT; encoded by the coding sequence ATGAATTGGGATGACCCATTAGTTAAGAAATTTGCCTATTTAATTGGAGCTATGATTATTTTATGTCCTTTAGGAATACTTCTAGTTTGGAATTATGGTGATGCTTGGGGAGAATGGGATCCTTCAGAAGTAGCAAAGGAGGTAGGAGCTTCTAAAGTAGCTGGGCTTTTAAAACTTTCAGGAGTTTGGCAATATGCAATCTTACCAGACTATAATATTCCAGGATGGGATGATCCTTTACATGCTTCAATTGGATATATTATCTCAGCAATAGTGGGAGTAGCTTTATGTTTAGCCTTTTATTATATTATTGTTAAATTAGTTTATTCAAAACCTACAACTACTTAA
- the cbiM gene encoding cobalt transporter CbiM, whose product MHIPDGYLGPITCIFFYLLMIPFWYKGLKELRKLDPKKLPLLGVLTAFSFLVMMFNLPVPDGTTCHMVGGTLIAVLMDNPWVATIAISIVLIIQAIFFGDGGVTCIGANCFNMGVVLPFVGYYIYKFLATKVKIDEAVAAGIGAYFGLVIASVVAGFEFGIQPFIEPGYCPYPFTVSIPAMALAHMLVAGPVAAIVTGVIVWYVKKVRPELFAKKEVEIL is encoded by the coding sequence ATGCATATTCCAGATGGATATCTTGGTCCTATAACATGTATTTTTTTCTACCTATTAATGATACCATTTTGGTACAAAGGTCTTAAAGAGTTAAGAAAGTTAGATCCTAAAAAATTACCACTTTTAGGAGTGTTAACAGCGTTTTCATTTTTAGTTATGATGTTCAACCTTCCAGTTCCAGATGGAACTACATGCCACATGGTAGGGGGGACACTAATAGCTGTACTTATGGATAATCCATGGGTAGCCACAATTGCAATATCTATTGTTTTAATTATCCAAGCTATATTCTTTGGAGATGGTGGAGTTACTTGTATAGGAGCTAACTGTTTCAATATGGGAGTAGTTTTACCATTTGTAGGATATTATATATACAAATTCCTAGCTACTAAAGTTAAAATTGATGAGGCGGTCGCTGCAGGAATTGGAGCTTATTTTGGGTTAGTAATAGCCTCAGTAGTAGCAGGATTTGAATTTGGAATCCAGCCATTTATAGAACCTGGTTACTGTCCATATCCATTCACTGTATCAATTCCTGCAATGGCACTTGCACACATGCTAGTTGCAGGACCTGTTGCTGCTATAGTTACAGGAGTTATTGTATGGTATGTTAAGAAAGTTAGGCCTGAATTATTTGCTAAAAAAGAGGTGGAAATTTTATGA
- a CDS encoding RNA chaperone Hfq produces the protein MQKKQEQRRPKRPQQQNFEYVRRLNGKKVKIFLRNGEVLDAEITGISNYEIVVKVGERNLLIYKHAVDYIEFSE, from the coding sequence ATGCAAAAAAAGCAAGAGCAAAGAAGACCTAAAAGACCACAACAACAAAATTTTGAATATGTTAGAAGGTTAAATGGGAAAAAAGTAAAAATATTCTTAAGAAATGGGGAAGTTTTAGATGCTGAAATTACTGGAATTTCAAATTATGAGATAGTTGTTAAAGTTGGAGAAAGGAACTTATTGATTTATAAACATGCTGTTGATTATATAGAATTTTCTGAATAA
- a CDS encoding radical SAM protein produces the protein MIIRNEICDKLENIVKNLKYVKHCIGCEGLDLNIKDPKHHPSVELTQKCNLNCFFCYSKLKKVKRGIYGNLEEAKALTISQYGEPLFDIEGVKRAILLGKKYNLRVDLQTNGVFLNEEILEEFKELGLDIVMISLSCFSKESYRKITGKDYFDKVKENIKIASKYFHTIIRSIYLPNFNEKELIEMAKYFDGIVDEIMIHHPIAYNNNLPKEYKIKDLLMLVDKIHLEVKKTNVSIKGCLLSQLKEMDGFILANINYNAISEVPEIKREYHPLPW, from the coding sequence ATGATAATTAGAAATGAAATTTGTGACAAATTAGAGAATATTGTCAAAAATTTAAAATATGTAAAACACTGTATTGGTTGTGAAGGGTTAGATTTAAATATTAAAGACCCAAAACATCATCCATCTGTTGAACTAACTCAAAAGTGCAATCTAAATTGCTTTTTTTGTTATTCTAAATTAAAAAAAGTTAAAAGAGGTATTTATGGAAATTTAGAAGAAGCTAAAGCTTTAACAATCTCTCAATATGGTGAGCCATTATTTGACATAGAAGGTGTTAAAAGGGCAATATTGTTAGGGAAAAAATATAATTTAAGGGTGGATCTACAAACTAATGGAGTGTTTTTGAATGAGGAAATATTAGAAGAATTTAAAGAGTTAGGTTTAGATATAGTCATGATTAGTTTAAGCTGTTTTAGTAAAGAGAGTTATAGAAAAATAACTGGGAAAGATTATTTTGATAAAGTTAAAGAAAATATAAAGATAGCTTCTAAATATTTTCATACTATAATAAGATCTATATATCTCCCTAATTTTAATGAAAAAGAGTTAATAGAGATGGCAAAATATTTTGATGGAATCGTTGATGAAATAATGATTCATCATCCTATTGCATACAATAACAATCTACCAAAAGAATATAAAATAAAAGATCTTTTAATGTTAGTCGATAAAATTCATTTAGAAGTTAAAAAAACAAATGTATCTATAAAAGGCTGTTTATTATCACAATTAAAAGAAATGGATGGATTTATTTTAGCTAATATTAATTACAATGCTATTTCAGAAGTTCCTGAAATTAAAAGAGAGTATCATCCTCTTCCTTGGTGA
- a CDS encoding DUF366 family protein, with translation MKIIKTDYMDIIFAENMEYTGKEIEELWAFKLFNTQKDNIVAFKGRMEVRREFMKDLKDLKRENLDIPIKSELAINFIVEHFDISLREIYLRQRILIFIAKEVIESYGIKLKRDGDDLYYKDRKLSVSIASKGKISGKIHLGINILSKGAEHVKIIGLNDLKIDADEVMEKIAINYAKEIDKIEKDMRKTFPL, from the coding sequence ATGAAAATTATAAAAACAGATTACATGGATATTATTTTTGCTGAAAATATGGAATATACTGGGAAAGAAATAGAAGAATTATGGGCATTTAAACTTTTTAACACACAAAAAGATAACATTGTAGCTTTTAAAGGTAGAATGGAAGTCAGAAGAGAGTTTATGAAAGATTTGAAAGATTTAAAAAGAGAAAATTTAGATATCCCTATAAAATCAGAACTTGCTATAAATTTTATTGTTGAACATTTTGATATTTCATTGAGAGAAATATATTTAAGACAGAGAATATTAATATTTATTGCCAAAGAGGTTATTGAAAGCTATGGAATTAAATTAAAAAGAGATGGGGATGATTTATATTATAAAGATAGAAAGCTTTCTGTTTCAATAGCTTCTAAAGGTAAGATTTCTGGTAAAATACATTTAGGAATAAATATATTATCTAAAGGAGCTGAGCATGTTAAAATTATAGGTCTTAATGATTTAAAAATAGATGCTGATGAAGTTATGGAAAAAATAGCTATAAATTATGCTAAAGAAATTGATAAAATAGAAAAAGACATGAGAAAAACTTTTCCATTGTGA
- a CDS encoding M24 family metallopeptidase, whose protein sequence is MKVKKFLNYMEEIGVKKAVILKKENINYFLNNYFPFAIALVFEDHPYLYVGKLDKDYASSLDIEVREFKNWKEIFNNCDAVEEELPIKFLKYLNDYKIISDKIREMRAIKDKDEIKKIEKAVNIVDRVMDYIYNNICYYNNEMILCAEIEYLMKKYGSIKPAFESIVISGKKTSYPHALPEDKKIEDILLIDIGAVYEGYCSDITRTFILNNNEEMKKIYNLVKSAKEIVEEHLKEGVKTGYLDELVRKHFGEYNNYFIHSLGHGVGLEVHENPNFRENITLKENMVITIEPGIYIKDKFGVRLEDMYLIKKNKAKKLSNAKMWEDEI, encoded by the coding sequence ATGAAAGTAAAGAAATTTTTAAATTATATGGAAGAAATTGGAGTAAAAAAAGCAGTTATTTTAAAAAAAGAGAATATAAATTATTTTTTAAATAACTATTTTCCCTTTGCTATAGCCCTTGTATTTGAAGACCATCCTTATTTGTATGTGGGAAAGTTAGATAAGGATTATGCATCATCATTGGATATAGAAGTTAGGGAGTTTAAAAATTGGAAAGAAATTTTTAATAATTGTGATGCTGTTGAGGAAGAATTACCTATAAAATTTCTGAAATATTTAAATGATTATAAGATAATTTCAGATAAAATAAGAGAAATGAGAGCTATAAAAGATAAAGATGAAATTAAAAAAATAGAAAAGGCTGTTAATATAGTTGATAGAGTTATGGATTATATTTATAACAATATTTGCTACTACAATAATGAAATGATTTTATGTGCTGAAATAGAGTATTTAATGAAGAAATATGGCAGTATAAAACCCGCCTTTGAATCAATTGTTATATCAGGGAAGAAAACTTCTTATCCTCATGCCCTTCCAGAAGATAAAAAAATAGAAGATATATTATTAATAGATATTGGGGCAGTTTATGAAGGATACTGTTCTGATATAACAAGAACATTTATTTTAAATAATAATGAGGAGATGAAAAAAATTTATAATTTAGTTAAATCAGCTAAAGAAATTGTTGAAGAGCATTTAAAAGAAGGTGTAAAAACAGGATATTTGGATGAGTTAGTTAGAAAACATTTTGGAGAGTATAATAATTATTTTATACATAGCCTTGGTCATGGAGTAGGTTTAGAGGTTCATGAGAATCCTAACTTTAGAGAAAATATAACTTTAAAAGAGAATATGGTTATAACTATAGAACCTGGAATATATATAAAAGATAAGTTTGGTGTTAGATTAGAAGACATGTATCTTATAAAGAAGAATAAAGCTAAAAAATTAAGTAATGCTAAAATGTGGGAAGATGAGATATGA
- a CDS encoding histidinol phosphate phosphatase domain-containing protein, with the protein MRYDFHTHTVFSDGELIPSELVRRAIKLKHKAIAITDHADFSNYKELIDKALMAKEELKRYWEIEIIAGIEITHVPPKAIPKLAKKAKDYGAEIVLVHGETIVEPVEEKTNYYASISEIDILAHPGFIDKDTAENLKENNIFLEITSRKGHCLTNGVVLNIAREYNIPFLINSDTHAPNDLISPDFAEKVAYGCGMTKKEVEKALLEYPKELLNRLTNIP; encoded by the coding sequence ATGAGATATGATTTTCATACACATACAGTTTTTAGTGATGGAGAGCTTATCCCTTCAGAGCTTGTAAGGAGAGCTATAAAGCTAAAACATAAAGCAATTGCTATAACAGATCATGCAGATTTTTCTAACTATAAAGAATTAATTGACAAGGCATTGATGGCAAAAGAAGAGTTAAAAAGATATTGGGAAATTGAAATTATTGCAGGAATAGAAATTACTCATGTTCCTCCAAAAGCTATTCCAAAATTAGCAAAGAAAGCTAAAGATTATGGGGCAGAGATTGTATTAGTTCATGGAGAAACAATTGTTGAACCAGTTGAAGAAAAAACAAACTACTATGCTTCTATATCAGAGATTGATATTCTTGCTCATCCAGGTTTTATAGATAAAGATACTGCTGAAAATTTAAAAGAAAATAATATATTTTTAGAAATAACTTCAAGAAAAGGACATTGTTTAACAAATGGTGTTGTTTTAAATATAGCAAGAGAATATAATATACCATTTTTAATAAACTCTGATACTCATGCTCCAAATGATTTAATTAGCCCAGATTTTGCTGAAAAAGTAGCATATGGATGTGGAATGACAAAAAAAGAAGTAGAAAAAGCTTTATTAGAATATCCAAAAGAGTTATTAAATAGATTAACCAATATACCTTAA
- a CDS encoding proteasome assembly chaperone family protein, with protein sequence MIKFIKRKIKDIKLENALLIEGLPGIGHVGRLAAEHLVHEFNGEKFLELYCYDFPPQVLVKDDGTIEYMKADFYAIKEPKHMIVVLGNTQALTPVGQYHLAEEIVKLGIEHGANFVYTFGGFGIGKLVKEAKVYGATTSKELAEKLKEHGVIFRNDGGGIVGAAGLMLLFADLNNIPGICLMGETPGYLIDPNAAKAVLEKFSKLENIEINMEELEKRAKSMEQFIERIKKFEEETLKALQKPPSDEDLRYIG encoded by the coding sequence ATGATCAAGTTTATTAAGAGAAAGATTAAGGATATTAAATTGGAAAATGCTCTATTAATTGAAGGTCTGCCTGGAATAGGACATGTTGGAAGGTTAGCAGCAGAGCATTTAGTCCATGAATTTAATGGAGAGAAATTCTTAGAGTTGTATTGCTATGATTTTCCTCCACAAGTTTTGGTTAAAGATGATGGAACAATTGAATACATGAAAGCTGACTTCTATGCTATAAAAGAACCAAAGCACATGATTGTTGTTTTAGGTAATACACAGGCTTTAACCCCTGTTGGGCAGTATCATTTAGCAGAAGAGATTGTAAAATTAGGTATTGAACATGGAGCTAATTTTGTTTATACTTTTGGGGGTTTTGGGATAGGAAAATTAGTTAAAGAAGCTAAAGTTTATGGAGCTACAACATCTAAAGAATTGGCTGAAAAATTAAAGGAACATGGTGTAATTTTTAGAAATGATGGAGGAGGTATAGTAGGTGCAGCAGGTTTAATGTTGCTATTTGCTGATTTAAACAATATTCCAGGAATATGTTTAATGGGTGAAACTCCTGGTTATTTAATTGATCCTAATGCAGCTAAGGCAGTTTTAGAAAAATTCTCAAAATTGGAAAATATAGAAATTAATATGGAAGAATTGGAGAAAAGAGCTAAAAGTATGGAACAATTTATTGAAAGAATTAAAAAGTTTGAAGAAGAAACATTAAAAGCTTTACAGAAACCACCATCTGATGAAGATTTAAGGTATATTGGTTAA
- a CDS encoding UPF0179 family protein has translation MDKKITLIGSKLANIGEEFVYLGEVEECKTCKFRKLCHNNLEVGRKYKIVSVRSAEYSCPIHEGGVKVVEVELADIILNIDAKKALEGVVLNYEPINCGNFNCKNYKFCHPEGIYEGDKFRIKNVLNEKINCENGKTLKKVIVELIK, from the coding sequence ATGGATAAAAAGATAACCTTAATAGGTAGTAAATTAGCTAATATAGGAGAGGAATTTGTATATCTTGGAGAAGTTGAAGAGTGTAAAACATGTAAATTTAGAAAACTGTGTCATAATAATTTGGAAGTTGGTAGAAAATATAAGATAGTGTCTGTAAGATCTGCAGAATATTCTTGTCCTATTCATGAGGGAGGAGTTAAAGTTGTTGAAGTTGAATTAGCAGATATTATATTAAATATTGATGCTAAAAAAGCTTTAGAAGGGGTGGTTTTAAACTATGAGCCAATAAACTGTGGAAATTTTAATTGTAAAAATTATAAATTTTGTCATCCTGAAGGAATTTATGAGGGAGATAAGTTTAGAATAAAGAATGTTTTAAATGAGAAAATCAATTGTGAAAATGGTAAAACTTTAAAAAAAGTTATTGTTGAATTGATAAAATAA